One part of the Andrena cerasifolii isolate SP2316 chromosome 4, iyAndCera1_principal, whole genome shotgun sequence genome encodes these proteins:
- the Sano gene encoding CABIT domain-containing protein serrano: MAATDGQIVVAAARWAEEATYLREFVSKYRLPTVIKITKGQYGGLGVPTLPAPSLQSTALLVSAGRRRKIVAQAVKIKEGRRVVGVGPRLAIPDSYAGYFEILSEEGRAVRGIESVNELCRRCPDEGALVRETVRGIACRVDDDSGIVVPEGTRTLAAGETIVTAGEVTLPGRGRFLRCVDCRGESVLLSMDQRGRFSALAREDNISGVHTARALLSKRLPLTVRLVHGQPPRGLKSSSQFVPELRLLSTFEEEHVFALPLQREGAAVALPLAAPLKLVKARNEDSLRAMQEFSRLVERASRLVADVADRAHVLDGRLGESKPSRQTRSSGTGFLRRSSTNSDNGPLNHHRNNAGHHHHHHHYHSNGHQPSSGHAVYRDENRVPPSACTEEYDEIDQIYDYVRGFAPLPKSVRSPYEGPLPGAQGSSPPLTPVTVTIAPLLDDRPEPPPIETIPTKKIQAEKRTRRAVKEAPQPRVEKPPLAKLYVKNSGTQRGRPLMRQKSASPLKETPPGYKGGSPLFNIRYKSLTNLQQAMELDGTLDSSHSGGRTSGDSGAGAKLPEKRSRRLSRPRSLTNLVWELRGGSGLGCTRPETPPPVTAAPLPPTKCGPRLAVTVVAPRRVGTLYL; encoded by the exons ATGGCCGCGACCGACGGTCAGATCGTGGTTGCGGCGGCACGCTGGGCCGAGGAAGCGACGTACCTGCGCGAATTCGTCTCCAAGTATCGTCTGCCGACTGTCATCAAGATCACCAAGGGCCAGTACGGCGGCCTGGGGGTGCCGACGCTGCCCGCGCCCAGCCTCCAGAGCACAGCCCTGCTGGTGTCGGCCGGACGTCGACGGAAGATCGTCGCTCAGGCGGTGAAGATcaaagaggggcgaagggtggTCGGCGTAGGGCCCAGGCTGGCCATCCCCGACTCTTACGCTGGCTATTTCGAGATCCTGAGCGAGGAGGGTAGGGCGGTGCGCGGGATCGAGTCGGTGAACGAGCTCTGTCGAAGATGCCCGGACGAGGGTGCCCTGGTGAGAGAGACGGTGCGAGGAATCGCCTGCAGAGTGGACGACGACTCGGGTATAGTGGTCCCAGAGGGTACGAGGACCCTGGCGGCCGGGGAGACGATCGTGACCGCTGGGGAGGTGACTCTGCCGGGCCGCGGCAGATTTCTGCGGTGCGTCGACTGCCGAGGCGAGAGCGTGCTGCTGAGTATGGATCAGCGTGGTCGGTTCAGCGCATTGGCGCGCGAAGACAACATCAGCGGCGTGCACACGGCCAGAGCGTTGCTCAGCAAGCGTCTGCCGCTGACCGTACGGTTGGTGCACGGCCAGCCGCCAAGGGGACTCAAGTCCTCCTCGCAGTTCGTCCCGGAGCTCAGGCTGCTGTCCACGTTCGAGGAGGAGCACGTGTTCGCGTTGCCGTTGCAGAGAGAAGGCGCGGCCGTGGCGTTGCCACTCGCCGCCCCGCTGAAGCTGGTAAAAGCGAGGAACGAGGACTCGCTGAGGGCGATGCAGGAGTTCAGCAGGCTGGTAGAGCGAGCGTCGCGTCTCGTAGCCGACGTGGCAGACCGGGCGCACGTCCTCGACGGCCGTTTAGGCGAGAGCAAGCCCTCCAGGCAGACCAGAAGCAGCGGCACCGGCTTCCTCAGGCGGTCGTCGACCAATTCCGACAACGGGCCGCTGAACCATCACAGGAACAACGCCGGtcaccatcatcatcaccatcacTATCACAGCAACGGGCACCAGCCGTCCTCCGGACACGCGGTGTACCGGGACGAGAACCGTGTCCCGCCCTCGGCCTGCACGGAGGAGTACGACGAGATCGATCAGATCTACGACTACGTCCGCGGGTTCGCACCGCTGCCCAAGAGCGTCAGGTCTCCGTACGAGGGCCCGTTGCCGGGGGCCCAAGGGTCCAGCCCACCGTTGACCCCTGTCACCGTGACTATCGCGCCTCTGCTCGACGACAGACCGGAACCGCCGCCCATAGAGACCATACCGACCAAGAAGATACAGGCGGAGAAGAGGACGAGGCGCGCAGTGAAGGAGGCGCCGCAACCGAGGGTCGAGAAGCCACCGCTAGCCAAGCTGTACGTGAAGAACAGCGGCACTCAGAGAGGACGTCCACTGATGAGGCAAAAGAGCGCGTCACCGCTGAAAGAGACGCCTCCGGGGTACAAGGGCGGCTCGCCGCTCTTCAACATCCGATACAAGAGCCTGACGAACCTTCAGCAGGCCATGGAGCTAGACGGGACGCTGGACTCCAGTCACTCTGGGGGTAGAACATCGGGGGACTCCGGTGCTGGCGCTAAGCTGCCCGAAAAAAG ATCGCGGCGCCTGAGCAGACCGCGCTCACTGACGAATTTAGTCTGGGAGCTACGAGGTGGAAGCGGTCTTGGCTGCACGAGACCGGAAACCCCGCCGCCCGTCACAGCTGCACCACTGCCACCGACTAAATGTGGACCACGTCTGGCTGTCACCGTGGTGGCACCGCGGCGTGTTGGCACGCTCTACCTCTAA